The window GAGAATTTGATAATAATTATGTGAACCCAAAACAGAACGGAGCGccggaggaggagcaggaaggggAGCAGGAaggggaacaggaagtggagcaggAAGGGGAGCAGGAAggggagcaggaagtggagtcGGACCATCAGCTGTTTGCTCAGGATTATCTCCGCCGCGTGAGAAACTCCAGCCTCACGTCTccatcagtcacatgatcacatgatcttctgatcacatgacccacGGTGCTTCCCCCTGCTGTTTTCTGATTGGTCCGTGTGTCTCCTGTCCAGGTGTGCGAGGCAGTGCAGGCGTCTCCTGGCGTCTCCGAGCAGCTCCTGCAGGTGTTGGATCAGTTCTCGGCCGCggggccctcaggggccccGGAGGCCCTCTACCACCGGCTGAGGGGCCTCCTGCAGCCCTGGCCTCAGCTGCTCAGAGACTTCGCCGCCTTCCTGACGCGACCACAGGCTCGCCGCTGTGGACTGGTGGGTGTGACGTCATCTTTGTGATGTCATCGGTTTGATGTCATCAGTGCGACGTCATcggtgtgatgtcatcggttTGATGTCATCTGTGTGATGTCGTCGCTTCTGTCTTCCAGCTGCTGGAGCATCAGCTGTTTGAACGCAGTCGGAGGTTTCTACGACTCCTGAGGCGGAGCCCGGGGGAAGGCTCCGCCCTCTACCATCAGGTGGTGTCTGTGCTACAGGGAAGCTCCACCCCCACACCTGAGGACATGAAGAAGGTAGATGATGAAGGAAAGATCTTAAATGTtcatcatccaatcagctgattggtttgttggtttattttgtgaaacagaaaacaatcagAATCTTCGTCTTTCCTCTCAGATCTCATCGCTTCTCCAGCACCACCCCAGCCTGCAGGAGGAATTCTGGGAGTTTTTCCAGCAGCTTCACACCCCAGGTTCTGATAACACAGCCACAGACTACATGTCCCAGAATcctcctgacaggaagtcagccgATCCGACGTCTGAAGAGGAGTCAGAGCGACACGTCGGCGCCAAAAACATCTCGACGACGTCGAACGGAGAGAAAGTGGTGGTCTGGACCCGGTGAGAGCAGAAacgtctcacttcctgtttcggcCCGCTGGAGGGGGTGGGTTGCTAGCTAGCAAGGCTAATCGCTaaatctgtttcctgttccagCGAGGCGGACCGCGCCATCCTGACAGCCTGTCAGCAGagaggagccaatcagaagactTTTAGACAAGTCTCTGCCCAGCTGGGAAACAAGACCGCCCACCAGGTGAGGGGGGGCGTAGCCTCAGCGTCCAGGTAGAGAAGCTCAGTCTGTAATTGTTCATTAAAGGACGAttcctgttgtttttccagGTGAGCGTTCGATTCGATGACCTCATGACACTTTTTCACTCGGCGTTCCAAAAGTCTACTTCCTGGCAGGACGAACCAATCAGGAAGAAGCTCTAGACTGAAGGCAGGCTGAATCATTCACCTCTAATctacatctgctgctgctgtggggcTGATCCTGACATGTTAGCCCCCCCCTCCAAGCTGTGACTCTCTCAAACCTGGTTTTCCAGAGGAGAACCTCTCCTGAAGGcatttattgttgtgttgtttgttttccagaagggttctggttctggagcTTTGAAGGAACATCTGGATCCTCACTCTGTCACCATTCAGAATGCTTTATTTATAcgtattgattatttattttacttgatcAGCTCTGACCTCTCTCAgcgaggtcagaggtcacaatcATCACCAGCACAGATTCACACGTCACTTTGGATAGAATTCACAAGGACAATATGCTTTACAATTGCACTGGAATTGATAATATGAACATCTTAATGGGTTTTATTTCAGTAGTTCTGGGAATTGTTTCAGTATTGATCAATCCCATGATTCCTAGCAACCTGTCACATCAGTGAAGGTTGTTTTACAAGTATTCACATTGAATAAGAATGAGTGAAGGTCGACTGTTTGCTGCTATAAAATagattttcaaacatttgttggttgtttttcatTAAACGTTTGAAATGATGGCGTTTTAGGTTTGTTCAATGAAAAGTTGggttaaattttaattttactaaAGGTTGACTCAGACCACAAACGTCTCTGGAGCGTCAGAAAAACACGGCTGCAGCTTTTCTTAAACTAATAAGTAGCTCGTCCATCAAGTCCTGAcattaaaagatattttttgcACTGTTAATTAAcataataacaattaaaatttgtttcaatgatcaaataaatgacattattacatttttttgaagacaaataataaaattcataattttttatatatagatTATAAAAAGTAACTCATTTCAGTCCTGAAGGAGTTTAATAAACAGAAAACGTCTTATTTCTAACTCGCGTGAACGGATACCTATGATTGGCAGGTGGGAAGACCAATGAGAAGTCTACATTCCCGCCTCTCACCACTATGGACCAATCAGGAAGCAGCTTTCCGGTCTTTTTATGGTAAGCCACTCGATTTGACACGTGGGGGAGGGGCGACGAGGCTACTACCGGAAACAGTTACGTCACCTTCACAATAAAAACCAAAAGGCAGCGCGTATGAAAAGAATTTACACAATAAAGTTaatcaaaagtgtgttttaaaggaaatgatTACTTATTCTGCTCAAATTAAAAGTCTTGGACTTTGAAATCCCCCAATTTTCTCAAACTTGTGTGTCTTATTTTGGAATTTGACCGGAAGCGTTTTTTATTCCCACCAGCTTCCCTCCGCCGTCGCTCCTCGGTCCTTCGCGGCCACCGTCTCTCCTTTAATCAATCATTTTCTTTGATCGATCGTTCCGTCCGTCATGGCGGGCTCCGTCCAGCTGCTTCCGGTCGTCGCGCTGCTGTTAGCGGGGTTTCCCGCCGCGGTGTTCCCGCGCAGGGACGTGCTGGAGCTCGGGGACGCGGACTTCGACTACCTGGCAACGGAGCAGGAAACCATGCTGGTGAAATTCTACGCGCCATGGTAACGGAGCATcatcacctgtctgtctgcacctgtctgtctacacctgtctgtctgtcctcaccttcttcttcttctgctcaggTGTGGTCACTGTAAGAAACTGGCTCCAGAGTTTGAGAAGGCAGCGACCAGACTGAAGGGGGCGGTCCAGCTGGCGAGGGTGAGACAACAACCTGTCTGTCTACACTTGTCTGTctacacctgtctgtctacacctgtttccacctgtctgtctccacctgtttccacctgtctgtctctacctgtctgtctacacctgtctgtctacacCCAGCCCTATTGATAAACTAgccgtgtttgtgttgttgttgttgttattgtgtaATAACTGACGCCTGTCTCACACCTGctcacctgtctcacacctGCTGACAGGTGGACTGTACGGTGAACACAGACACGTGTTCACGTTTCGGGGTCTCGGGGTACCCCACGCTGAAGATCTTCAGGAACGGCAGAGACTCCGCCCCCTACGACGGCCCACGCActgcaggtaaacaaacaacaaacaaacaacaacagaataCAGAGCGTGTGtcgaaccgtgtgtgtgtgtgtgtgtgtgtgtgtatgtgtgtgtgtgtgcgcgtgtgtgtgtagatggGATCTACCACCACATGCAGAGACAGACGGGTCCCGACTCGGCCCTCCTTCACACTGAGGAAGACCTCCGGACCTTCATCACGCACTACGACGCCAGCGTGGTCGGTACGCTCTGACGTCACAGCAGACACGTGTGGTCagtgtgtggtcatgtgaccgtgtgggcggggctcagGTGTGTTCTCAGGTGCAGACAGCCCCCGTCTGACGGAGTTCCTGAAGGCGGCGTCTCTCCTGAGAGATCAGTTCCGATTCGCTCACGCCGTCGGGCTGGAGACGGCCGGGAAGTACGGCGTCCACACGGAgtgggtccacacacacacacacacacacacacacacacacacagacacacacactaacctaaccagtgtgtgtgtgctgtcaggtgtgtgttgctGTTCAGGCCCCCCCGACTGGACAACATGTTTGAGGACGGCGTTCTGGTTCacgacggtcacatgaccatcagCTCGCTGAGACGCTTCATCAGGGACAACCTGTGAGACGCCCATCTGTCTGCACCCGTCTGTCtgcacctgtctgtctgcacccgtcactacctgtctgtctgcacccGTCATAACCTGTCTATCTGCACCCGTCATAACCTGTCTATATGCACCCGTCataacctgtctgtctgcacccATCTATCTGCACCCGTATGTTTGCACCCGTCTGTCTGCACCCATCACTACCTGTGTGTCCGCACCGTCTGTCtgcacctgtctgtctgcacccGTCTGTCTGCACCCATcactacctgtctgtctgcacccGTCTGTCTGCACACATcactacctgtctgtctgcacccGTCTGTCTGCACCCATcactacctgtctgtctgcacccGTCTGTCTGCACACATCACTACctctctgtctctacctgtctgtctccacctgtctgtctccacccgtcACCACCTGCCCGtcaccacctgtctgtctgcctctacctgtctgtctgtagcTACGGCCTGTGCCCTCACATGACTGTGGAGAACAGGGACCGCCTGAGGGGGCGGGACCTCCTGACAGCGTTCTACGACCTGGACTTCCTCCACAACCCGCGGGGCTCCGCCTACTGGAGGAACAGGTGAGCAGGTGGCCAAAGGTCAGCGGACAGCCGAAGGTCTGCCTGCAGGGTTTGTCCACCGGGGGGCGCCCTGAAGCGTCCGCTGACTTTTGTCGACAGAAACATTCACTCGATCACCTACATGTTAAATATTAAGCCCCACCCCTTTTATTTTGTTGCCAG of the Antennarius striatus isolate MH-2024 chromosome 14, ASM4005453v1, whole genome shotgun sequence genome contains:
- the pdia8 gene encoding protein disulfide isomerase family A, member 8; the encoded protein is MAGSVQLLPVVALLLAGFPAAVFPRRDVLELGDADFDYLATEQETMLVKFYAPWCGHCKKLAPEFEKAATRLKGAVQLARVDCTVNTDTCSRFGVSGYPTLKIFRNGRDSAPYDGPRTADGIYHHMQRQTGPDSALLHTEEDLRTFITHYDASVVGVFSGADSPRLTEFLKAASLLRDQFRFAHAVGLETAGKYGVHTECVLLFRPPRLDNMFEDGVLVHDGHMTISSLRRFIRDNLYGLCPHMTVENRDRLRGRDLLTAFYDLDFLHNPRGSAYWRNRVMKVASKYAGRGLMFSVANKKDFLSELEDDFGLGTSDGGELPFVTIRTRLGHKFTMREEFTRDGRSLERFLDDYFSGQIKRYVKSEPVPERNAAAVKVVVAESFDAVVNDLDKDVLIQFYSPSCPHCQKLEPVYRALADKLSSNPNIVVAKMNAVDNDVPHGYDVHGFPTIYLAPVGRKDEPVRYEGAREVRDILKFLKREASHDLSLNGRDEL